The proteins below are encoded in one region of Aequorivita iocasae:
- a CDS encoding POTRA domain-containing protein: MKRFLYIFLYLNMYTCFFFGINAQELTLSLKTEKPISEGIKDSLQMQTTFEDFNSIKNETDTLYLKLQRMGFIESELLQLKKENDSSYVADFFLGKKYREIKVFYSEEDFTKKELQRVASEITETYFILPFETIPRALGMLTAIRNQKGNAFARVKLTQLEKGENGVLSANLLVDNGTIRTVDSIVVKGYEKFPKSFLKYYAGVRKGRVFNQKKLVAQNENLNSLGFVSTIKPPEALFRKDSTVVYFYLEKQNNNLFDGILGFATDEETQKLTFNGYLNLELNNNLNYGEQLLINYKADGEEQVNFRTRLTLPYILGTPFGLSGELKIFKRDSTFITTEQQIRTTYQIDPKSTVYVGYKRYESSNLLDEAIAGVPVEDFKSKFFIAGGTYIKPQNRKLFPVKTAIFLDMGIGSRKREGSSEDQFSVESRISNIFNLNYKNSIFVQNSTSVLFSETYLVNELFRFGGINSIRGFNENSIDASLYSVINTEYRYLFNEGVFIHSIIDVAYFENETAALKENLYSFGLGLGLSTKAGLFRFNVANGNSQNGNFSFSNTKIHISISSKF, encoded by the coding sequence TTGAAAAGATTCCTGTATATTTTTCTATACCTTAATATGTATACCTGTTTTTTCTTCGGAATAAATGCACAGGAACTCACCCTTTCCCTAAAAACAGAAAAACCCATTTCCGAAGGCATTAAAGACTCGCTTCAAATGCAAACAACGTTTGAAGATTTCAATTCAATAAAAAATGAAACCGACACCCTTTATCTTAAGCTTCAGCGCATGGGGTTTATTGAAAGTGAATTGCTTCAGCTTAAAAAAGAAAACGACAGCAGCTATGTTGCAGATTTCTTTCTCGGGAAAAAGTACAGAGAAATAAAGGTTTTCTATTCAGAAGAAGATTTTACCAAAAAAGAACTTCAGCGGGTTGCTTCTGAGATTACGGAAACTTATTTCATACTTCCATTTGAAACTATTCCCCGCGCACTCGGAATGCTTACCGCAATTCGCAACCAAAAAGGAAATGCCTTTGCACGCGTAAAGCTCACCCAACTTGAAAAAGGTGAAAACGGCGTCTTGAGCGCAAATTTACTCGTGGACAACGGAACCATTAGAACCGTAGATTCGATAGTTGTGAAGGGTTACGAAAAGTTTCCAAAATCATTTTTGAAATATTATGCGGGCGTTCGAAAAGGGCGTGTTTTTAATCAAAAGAAATTAGTAGCTCAAAACGAAAATCTAAACAGTCTAGGCTTTGTCTCCACCATAAAACCCCCCGAAGCTTTGTTCCGAAAAGACTCAACGGTAGTATATTTTTATTTGGAAAAGCAGAACAATAACTTATTTGACGGTATTTTGGGTTTCGCCACCGATGAGGAAACCCAAAAATTGACTTTCAACGGTTACCTTAATTTAGAATTGAACAACAACTTAAATTATGGCGAGCAACTTTTAATAAATTATAAAGCCGATGGCGAAGAGCAGGTAAACTTCAGAACAAGACTCACCCTGCCTTATATTTTAGGAACACCATTTGGACTAAGCGGAGAACTAAAGATTTTTAAAAGAGACAGCACCTTTATCACCACTGAGCAGCAAATACGCACTACCTACCAGATAGACCCAAAATCTACTGTTTACGTTGGTTACAAACGCTACGAATCCAGCAACTTATTGGATGAAGCAATAGCGGGCGTGCCCGTGGAAGATTTTAAATCAAAGTTTTTTATTGCGGGAGGCACCTATATAAAACCACAAAATCGAAAACTTTTTCCGGTGAAGACGGCAATATTTTTAGACATGGGCATCGGGTCTCGCAAAAGAGAAGGGAGTTCTGAAGATCAATTTAGCGTAGAATCCAGAATTAGCAACATTTTCAATTTAAATTATAAAAATTCCATTTTTGTTCAAAATAGCACGAGTGTTCTTTTCAGCGAAACCTATCTAGTGAACGAATTATTCCGCTTTGGTGGAATAAACAGTATTCGTGGCTTTAATGAAAACAGTATTGACGCTTCGCTATATTCGGTAATAAATACAGAGTACCGCTATCTATTTAATGAGGGGGTATTCATACACTCCATCATAGATGTGGCGTATTTTGAAAATGAGACCGCAGCTTTAAAAGAAAATCTCTATAGTTTTGGATTAGGCCTGGGATTGAGCACAAAGGCAGGCTTATTCCGTTTCAATGTAGCGAACGGGAACTCGCAAAATGGAAATTTCAGTTTTTCGAATACAAAAATCCATATCAGCATTTCTTCAAAATTTTAA
- the rpsL gene encoding 30S ribosomal protein S12 encodes MPTISQLVRKGRTKITKKSKSVALDSCPQRRGVCTRVYTTTPKKPNSAMRKVARVRLTNGKEVNAYIPGEGHNLQEHSIVLVRGGRVKDLPGVRYHIVRGALDTAGVAGRTQRRSKYGAKRPKK; translated from the coding sequence ATGCCAACAATTTCACAATTAGTACGTAAAGGAAGAACCAAAATAACCAAGAAGAGTAAATCGGTTGCTTTGGATTCGTGCCCACAACGTCGTGGTGTTTGTACGCGTGTATATACTACTACACCTAAAAAACCAAACTCTGCTATGCGTAAAGTAGCAAGGGTTAGGCTTACAAACGGTAAGGAAGTAAACGCATACATCCCGGGCGAGGGGCACAATCTCCAAGAGCACTCGATAGTATTGGTTAGAGGTGGAAGGGTAAAGGATTTGCCAGGAGTTAGGTATCACATTGTTCGTGGAGCTTTAGACACCGCAGGTGTTGCAGGCCGCACGCAACGTAGATCTAAGTACGGAGCAAAACGCCCAAAGAAGTAA
- the rpsG gene encoding 30S ribosomal protein S7 — MRKRQAKKRPLLPDPRFNDQLVTRFVNNMMWDGKKSVAFKVFYDAIDIVDEKKQDEEKTALELWKDALSNIMPHVEVRSRRVGGATFQIPMQIRPDRKIATAMKWLITYSRKRNEKSMAAKLAGEILAAAKEEGAAVKKRMDTHKMAEANKAFSHFRF; from the coding sequence ATGAGAAAAAGACAGGCCAAAAAAAGACCACTTTTACCAGATCCGCGGTTTAACGACCAGTTGGTTACACGTTTTGTAAACAACATGATGTGGGACGGAAAAAAGAGTGTGGCTTTCAAAGTTTTCTACGATGCAATTGACATTGTGGATGAAAAGAAACAAGACGAAGAAAAAACTGCGTTGGAGCTTTGGAAAGATGCACTTTCCAATATTATGCCCCACGTAGAGGTGCGTAGCCGTAGAGTTGGTGGGGCAACCTTCCAGATTCCTATGCAGATTCGTCCGGACCGTAAAATTGCAACAGCAATGAAATGGTTGATCACCTATTCAAGAAAAAGAAACGAGAAATCCATGGCCGCTAAATTGGCCGGCGAAATTCTTGCAGCTGCCAAAGAAGAAGGCGCCGCGGTGAAAAAACGTATGGATACTCACAAAATGGCAGAAGCTAACAAAGCATTCTCACATTTCAGATTCTAA
- the fusA gene encoding elongation factor G, translating into MAQRDLKYTRNIGIAAHIDAGKTTTTERILFYTGVSHKIGEVHDGAATMDWMEQEQERGITITSAATTCTWRFPLENAQPLPETKDYHFNIIDTPGHVDFTVEVNRSLRVLDGLVFLFSAVDGVEPQSETNWRLADNYKVPRIGFVNKMDRQGANFMAVCQQVKDMLKSNAVPIVLNIGDEADFKGIVDLVKNRAVIWHDDSFGSTFDVVEIPEELKAEAKVLRGKLIEEVAAYDENLLEKYMEDEDSITEEEVHAALRAAVMDMSIIPMICGSSFKNKGVQFLLDAVCRYLPAPTDKEGIIGVNPDTEKEEIRKPDVTAPFAALAFKIATDPFVGRLAFFRVYSGRLDAGSYILNNRSGKKERISRIYQMHSNKQNAIDYIEAGDIGAAVGFKDIKTGDTMSDEKHPIVLESMDFPDPVIGIAVEPKTKADVDKLGMALSKLAEEDPTFQVRTDEASGQTIISGMGELHLDIIVDRLRREFKVEVNQGQPQVEYKEAVTRAADHREVYKKQSGGRGKFADIVFTLEPAEEGKIGLEFVNEVKGGNVPKEFIPAVEKGFKQAMVNGPLAGFEVDSMKVTLKDGSFHPVDSDALSFELAAKIGFKEVAKKAGAVILEPIMKLEVLTPEENMGDIVGDLNRRRGTISNMSDRAGAKVIKGEVPLSEMFGYVTTLRTLSSGRATSTMEFSHYAETPSNISESVIAAARGTANV; encoded by the coding sequence ATGGCACAAAGAGATTTAAAATACACAAGAAATATCGGAATTGCCGCGCATATTGATGCCGGTAAAACCACAACTACAGAGCGTATCCTTTTTTACACGGGGGTAAGCCATAAAATTGGTGAGGTTCACGATGGAGCTGCAACCATGGACTGGATGGAGCAAGAGCAGGAGCGTGGTATTACCATTACTTCGGCTGCTACTACTTGTACTTGGAGGTTTCCATTGGAAAACGCACAACCGCTACCTGAAACAAAAGATTACCATTTCAACATTATTGACACTCCCGGCCACGTGGATTTTACCGTAGAGGTAAACCGCTCGCTGCGTGTTCTTGATGGTTTGGTATTCCTTTTCAGTGCTGTGGATGGTGTTGAGCCACAATCAGAAACAAACTGGAGACTTGCAGATAACTATAAAGTGCCTCGCATCGGTTTTGTGAATAAAATGGACCGTCAGGGAGCAAACTTTATGGCTGTATGTCAGCAGGTAAAAGATATGTTGAAGTCTAATGCAGTGCCAATTGTTTTGAACATTGGTGACGAAGCAGACTTTAAAGGGATTGTGGATCTTGTGAAAAACCGTGCCGTAATATGGCATGATGATTCATTCGGATCAACATTTGATGTTGTGGAAATTCCTGAGGAATTAAAAGCTGAAGCAAAAGTTTTACGCGGTAAACTTATTGAAGAAGTTGCCGCTTATGACGAAAATCTACTTGAAAAATATATGGAAGATGAAGACTCCATTACTGAAGAGGAAGTGCACGCTGCACTTCGCGCTGCGGTTATGGATATGTCTATCATTCCTATGATTTGTGGTTCTTCGTTTAAAAATAAGGGGGTTCAGTTTCTTTTGGACGCTGTTTGCCGTTATTTGCCAGCTCCAACTGATAAAGAGGGTATTATAGGTGTTAATCCAGATACTGAAAAAGAAGAAATACGCAAGCCAGATGTTACTGCTCCTTTTGCAGCATTAGCATTTAAAATTGCTACAGATCCATTTGTTGGTCGTTTGGCATTCTTCCGTGTTTATTCTGGTAGATTGGATGCAGGTTCTTATATATTGAACAACCGCTCAGGTAAAAAAGAGCGCATCTCTCGTATCTATCAAATGCACTCCAACAAACAAAATGCTATCGATTATATTGAAGCTGGAGATATTGGAGCGGCTGTTGGATTTAAAGATATCAAGACTGGTGATACCATGTCTGATGAGAAACATCCAATTGTGCTGGAAAGTATGGACTTCCCAGATCCTGTAATCGGTATCGCGGTAGAGCCAAAAACCAAAGCAGATGTTGATAAATTGGGTATGGCTTTGTCAAAACTTGCAGAAGAAGATCCAACATTCCAAGTACGTACGGATGAAGCTTCCGGGCAGACTATTATTTCTGGAATGGGAGAGCTTCACTTAGATATTATTGTAGATCGTTTGCGTCGCGAATTCAAAGTAGAAGTAAACCAAGGTCAGCCCCAGGTTGAGTACAAGGAAGCTGTTACAAGAGCTGCAGATCACAGAGAGGTATATAAGAAACAATCTGGTGGTCGTGGTAAATTTGCTGATATCGTATTTACACTTGAGCCAGCCGAAGAAGGCAAAATTGGTCTTGAGTTCGTAAACGAAGTAAAAGGTGGTAACGTTCCAAAGGAATTTATTCCGGCTGTTGAAAAAGGTTTCAAACAGGCAATGGTCAATGGGCCGCTAGCAGGTTTTGAGGTTGACAGTATGAAAGTTACTTTAAAGGACGGATCTTTCCACCCTGTGGATTCAGATGCACTGTCTTTTGAATTGGCTGCAAAAATTGGTTTCAAAGAAGTTGCCAAAAAAGCAGGAGCCGTAATTCTAGAACCTATCATGAAACTTGAGGTGCTTACACCTGAAGAAAACATGGGCGATATAGTTGGTGACCTTAACCGTCGTCGTGGTACAATCAGTAACATGAGCGATCGTGCAGGAGCTAAAGTAATTAAAGGCGAAGTGCCACTTTCTGAAATGTTCGGTTATGTGACAACATTAAGAACATTATCTTCAGGCCGTGCAACTTCAACTATGGAATTTTCACATTATGCTGAAACACCTTCTAACATTTCAGAAAGTGTAATAGCAGCAGCAAGAGGAACCGCTAACGTATAA
- the rpsJ gene encoding 30S ribosomal protein S10 yields the protein MSQKIRIKLKSYDHNLVDKSAEKIVKTVKSTGAVVTGPIPLPTHKKIFTVLRSPHVNKKSREQFQLSSYKRLLDIYSSSSKTIDALMKLELPSGVEVEIKV from the coding sequence ATGAGTCAAAAAATAAGAATAAAACTAAAATCTTACGATCACAATTTGGTGGACAAATCTGCTGAAAAAATCGTTAAGACCGTAAAGAGTACTGGAGCTGTAGTTACAGGGCCAATTCCTTTACCAACACACAAAAAAATCTTTACCGTATTGCGTTCTCCACACGTGAACAAGAAAAGTAGAGAGCAATTCCAATTAAGTTCATACAAAAGACTTTTGGATATCTACAGTTCTTCTTCAAAAACAATTGACGCTCTGATGAAATTGGAGCTTCCAAGTGGTGTAGAGGTAGAGATCAAAGTATAG
- the rplC gene encoding 50S ribosomal protein L3, whose protein sequence is MSGLIGRKIGMTSIFDDNGKNIPCTVIECGPCVVTQVRTKEVDGYEALQLGFDDKKTVTKAAEGHAKKAGTVAKRKVAEFKGFEENYKLGDTITVEHFIEGEFVDIAGTSKGKGFQGVVKRHGFGGVGQATHGQHNRLRAPGSIGAASYPARVFKGMRMAGQMGNERVKVENLRVLKVVPEKNLLVVKGAVPGHKNSYVMIEK, encoded by the coding sequence ATGTCTGGGTTAATTGGAAGAAAGATAGGGATGACCAGCATCTTTGACGACAACGGAAAGAACATTCCGTGTACCGTTATAGAGTGCGGCCCCTGTGTTGTTACCCAAGTCAGAACCAAAGAGGTTGACGGGTACGAAGCTCTTCAACTTGGTTTCGATGACAAGAAGACTGTTACAAAAGCTGCCGAAGGGCACGCCAAAAAAGCAGGAACCGTTGCAAAACGCAAAGTCGCCGAATTCAAGGGATTTGAAGAAAATTACAAATTAGGCGACACAATTACCGTGGAGCATTTTATCGAAGGTGAATTCGTGGATATCGCGGGTACATCTAAAGGTAAAGGTTTCCAAGGGGTTGTAAAGCGTCACGGTTTTGGCGGTGTGGGTCAAGCGACTCACGGTCAGCACAACCGTTTGCGCGCGCCAGGTTCTATTGGAGCTGCATCCTATCCTGCGAGAGTATTCAAAGGAATGCGTATGGCAGGCCAAATGGGCAACGAAAGAGTAAAAGTTGAAAATTTAAGAGTTTTGAAAGTAGTTCCTGAAAAGAACCTACTTGTGGTTAAGGGAGCAGTTCCTGGCCATAAAAATTCTTATGTAATGATTGAGAAATAA
- the rplD gene encoding 50S ribosomal protein L4 encodes MKVAVLDINGKDTGRKVELSADVFGIEPNNHAVYLDVKQYLANQRQGTHKAKERAEIAGSTRKIKKQKGTGTARAGSIKSGVFKGGGRMFGPRPRNYSFKLNKNLKRLARKSALSMKANDKAIFVMEDLNFDAPKTKNFTAVLNSLGLNDKKSLFVLGDLNNNVYLSSRNLKGTEVITNSQLSTYKIMNANSVVLFEGSLEGIETNLSK; translated from the coding sequence ATGAAGGTAGCTGTATTAGACATAAACGGAAAAGACACAGGCCGGAAAGTTGAACTTTCTGCAGATGTGTTCGGAATAGAGCCTAACAATCACGCGGTTTATCTTGATGTGAAACAATACCTTGCCAATCAACGTCAAGGAACTCACAAAGCAAAGGAGCGTGCTGAGATTGCTGGTTCTACCAGAAAGATAAAGAAGCAAAAAGGAACCGGTACTGCCCGTGCAGGTAGCATCAAGTCTGGTGTATTTAAAGGTGGTGGTAGAATGTTCGGACCTCGTCCACGTAACTACTCCTTCAAATTGAACAAAAACCTGAAGCGTTTGGCACGTAAATCTGCCCTTTCGATGAAGGCAAACGATAAAGCTATTTTTGTGATGGAAGACCTAAATTTTGACGCTCCAAAAACCAAGAATTTTACCGCGGTTTTGAACAGCTTAGGGCTTAACGACAAAAAATCTTTATTTGTGTTGGGAGACTTAAATAATAATGTATATTTGTCGTCTCGCAATTTGAAAGGTACTGAAGTTATAACTAACTCACAACTAAGTACTTATAAAATTATGAATGCAAATAGTGTAGTGCTATTTGAAGGTTCTTTGGAAGGAATTGAAACAAACTTAAGTAAATAG
- the rplW gene encoding 50S ribosomal protein L23, which yields MNILIKPIITEKATKDAEDKNVFGFVVNPKANKVEIKKAVEAAYGVSVEKVRTMNVRPDRKTRYTKTGVQTGKTNAYKKAIVQVAEGDTIDFYSNI from the coding sequence ATGAACATCTTAATTAAACCTATAATTACGGAAAAAGCTACGAAAGATGCCGAGGACAAAAATGTTTTTGGCTTTGTAGTGAACCCAAAGGCGAATAAGGTAGAAATCAAGAAAGCGGTTGAGGCTGCTTACGGAGTTTCTGTTGAAAAAGTTCGCACAATGAATGTCCGCCCTGATAGGAAGACCCGTTATACAAAAACAGGTGTCCAAACTGGTAAAACGAATGCTTACAAAAAAGCAATCGTACAGGTGGCGGAAGGTGATACAATAGATTTTTACAGTAACATCTAA
- the rplB gene encoding 50S ribosomal protein L2, producing MSVRKLKPITPGQRFRVVNGFDAITTDKPEKSLLAPNKRSGGRNSQGKMTMRYIGGGHKKKYRIIDFKRDKAGIPATVASIQYDPNRTAFIALLNYQDGEKRYVIAQNGLQVGQNIVSGEAVAPEIGNAMPLSAIPLGTIISCIELRPGQGAIMARSAGAFAQLMARDGKYATVKLPSGETRLILVECMATIGAVSNSDHQLLVSGKAGRSRWLGRRPRTRPVVMNPVDHPMGGGEGRASGGHPRSRKGIPAKGYRTRTKTKASNKYILERRKK from the coding sequence ATGTCAGTAAGAAAATTAAAACCAATCACCCCAGGTCAGCGTTTTAGGGTTGTTAATGGTTTTGACGCCATTACAACCGATAAGCCGGAGAAGTCGTTACTTGCTCCGAACAAAAGATCTGGTGGTAGAAACAGTCAAGGAAAAATGACCATGCGCTACATAGGTGGTGGTCATAAGAAGAAATATCGAATTATCGATTTTAAACGCGACAAGGCGGGAATTCCTGCTACCGTTGCCAGTATTCAATACGATCCAAACCGTACTGCGTTTATCGCACTTTTAAACTATCAAGATGGTGAAAAGCGATATGTAATTGCGCAAAACGGACTACAAGTTGGTCAAAACATCGTTTCCGGTGAAGCAGTAGCTCCAGAGATAGGAAACGCAATGCCACTTTCAGCTATTCCATTAGGTACTATCATTTCCTGCATCGAGCTTCGTCCCGGTCAGGGAGCCATTATGGCGCGCAGTGCTGGTGCTTTCGCACAGCTTATGGCCCGTGATGGAAAATATGCTACCGTAAAACTTCCTTCAGGTGAAACCCGATTGATCTTGGTTGAGTGTATGGCTACCATCGGTGCCGTTTCAAACAGCGACCACCAATTGTTGGTATCTGGTAAAGCCGGTAGAAGCAGATGGTTGGGTAGAAGACCACGTACAAGACCAGTAGTGATGAACCCAGTAGATCACCCAATGGGTGGTGGTGAGGGCCGCGCTTCAGGAGGTCATCCACGTTCTAGAAAAGGTATACCTGCCAAAGGTTACAGAACCCGTACTAAAACGAAAGCAAGTAATAAATACATCTTAGAACGAAGAAAGAAATAA
- the rpsS gene encoding 30S ribosomal protein S19, which translates to MARSLKKGPFVHYKLDKKVQQNVEDNKKTVIKTWSRASMITPDFVGQTIAVHNGRQFVPVYVTENMVGHKLGEFSPTRSFRGHAGAKNKGKK; encoded by the coding sequence ATGGCAAGATCGTTAAAAAAAGGACCGTTCGTTCATTATAAACTAGACAAGAAAGTTCAACAAAATGTTGAGGACAATAAGAAGACCGTTATCAAAACTTGGTCGCGTGCTTCTATGATAACTCCAGATTTTGTTGGCCAAACCATCGCTGTACACAACGGGCGCCAATTTGTTCCTGTGTATGTTACAGAAAACATGGTAGGGCATAAACTAGGAGAATTTTCACCTACAAGATCATTCCGTGGTCACGCAGGTGCTAAAAACAAAGGTAAAAAATAA
- the rplV gene encoding 50S ribosomal protein L22: MGVRKRERAEAIKEAKKTTYMAKLNNCPTSPRKMRLMADLVRGEKIDKALNILKFSSKESSRKLEKLLLSAINNWQQKNEDASIEDADLFVKEIRVDGGTMLKRLRPAPQGRAHRIRKRSNHVTLVLGANDNTQSK, from the coding sequence ATGGGAGTTCGTAAAAGAGAAAGAGCAGAAGCAATCAAGGAAGCCAAAAAGACAACGTACATGGCTAAATTGAACAATTGCCCCACTTCACCAAGAAAAATGCGCTTAATGGCGGATTTGGTAAGAGGTGAGAAAATAGACAAAGCACTTAACATTTTGAAGTTCAGTTCAAAGGAATCTTCACGCAAATTGGAGAAACTACTTTTGTCTGCCATCAACAACTGGCAGCAAAAGAACGAAGATGCTTCAATTGAGGATGCAGATCTTTTTGTGAAGGAAATCCGTGTGGACGGTGGAACGATGTTGAAGAGGCTTCGTCCAGCACCACAAGGCCGCGCACATAGAATAAGAAAACGTTCCAACCACGTAACACTGGTGTTGGGAGCTAACGATAACACACAAAGCAAGTAA
- the rpsC gene encoding 30S ribosomal protein S3, producing the protein MGQKTNPIGNRLGIIRGWESNWYGGNDYGDKIAEDDKIRKYIHARLSKASVSRVIIERTLKLVTVTITTARPGIIIGKGGQEVDKLKEELKKITDKEVQINIHEIKRPELDAYLVAASIARQIESRISYRRAIKMAIAATMRMNAEGIKVQISGRLNGAEMARSESYKEGRIPLSTFRADIDYALVEAHTTYGRLGVKVWIMKGEVYGKRELSPLVGLSTGKKSGGKGTPGRGGNKARRRK; encoded by the coding sequence ATGGGACAGAAGACAAATCCAATCGGGAATCGCTTAGGTATCATTAGAGGTTGGGAATCCAACTGGTACGGAGGCAACGACTACGGCGATAAAATTGCCGAAGACGACAAGATTAGAAAATACATTCACGCCCGTTTGAGCAAAGCTAGTGTGAGTAGAGTAATTATTGAGCGTACGCTTAAACTTGTAACCGTTACTATAACCACTGCCCGTCCCGGTATCATTATCGGTAAAGGTGGCCAGGAAGTAGACAAGCTAAAAGAAGAGCTTAAGAAAATTACAGATAAAGAGGTACAGATCAACATCCACGAGATCAAAAGACCTGAGCTTGATGCATATTTGGTAGCTGCGAGCATCGCGCGCCAGATTGAGAGTCGTATTTCATACCGTCGTGCCATTAAAATGGCAATCGCGGCAACAATGCGAATGAATGCTGAAGGTATTAAAGTTCAGATCTCAGGACGTTTGAACGGCGCTGAAATGGCACGTTCAGAATCTTATAAGGAAGGTCGTATCCCCTTATCAACTTTTAGAGCCGATATTGACTACGCTTTAGTTGAGGCACATACTACCTACGGTAGATTGGGTGTTAAAGTATGGATTATGAAAGGCGAAGTATATGGAAAGAGAGAACTTTCCCCACTAGTTGGTTTATCAACCGGCAAAAAGAGTGGTGGTAAAGGTACTCCAGGACGCGGTGGCAACAAAGCACGTCGCAGAAAGTAA
- the rplP gene encoding 50S ribosomal protein L16, producing the protein MLQPKRTKYRKQMKGRMKGNAERGNQLAYGTFGIKSLESEFLTARQIEAARIAATRFMKREGSIWIMIFPDKPITKKPLEVRMGKGKGAVEYYAAVVKPGRMLFEVSGVPVETAKEALRLAAQKLPVKTKFVMSRDFQA; encoded by the coding sequence ATGTTACAACCTAAAAGAACAAAGTACCGTAAACAAATGAAAGGCCGTATGAAGGGCAATGCCGAACGTGGCAACCAGCTAGCATATGGAACCTTCGGTATAAAATCGTTGGAATCAGAATTTCTTACAGCAAGACAAATTGAAGCTGCACGTATCGCCGCTACCCGTTTTATGAAAAGAGAAGGTTCTATCTGGATTATGATTTTTCCAGATAAGCCAATTACCAAAAAACCTCTTGAAGTACGTATGGGTAAAGGTAAAGGTGCCGTGGAATATTATGCTGCTGTGGTAAAACCAGGAAGAATGCTTTTTGAAGTATCTGGTGTTCCAGTTGAAACAGCAAAAGAAGCATTGCGCCTTGCGGCACAAAAGCTTCCGGTAAAAACTAAATTTGTAATGTCTCGGGATTTCCAAGCATAA
- the rpmC gene encoding 50S ribosomal protein L29 codes for MKQSEIKKASTAELQEAYAESRKAYSDLKMAHTISPLENPIQLRSQRRVIARIATELTNREVQ; via the coding sequence ATGAAACAATCAGAAATTAAGAAAGCATCAACGGCAGAACTTCAGGAAGCATACGCTGAATCTAGAAAGGCATATTCAGACCTTAAAATGGCTCATACCATTTCACCGTTGGAAAATCCAATTCAACTAAGATCCCAAAGAAGGGTGATAGCAAGAATAGCGACTGAACTAACTAATAGAGAAGTGCAATAA
- the rpsQ gene encoding 30S ribosomal protein S17, which yields MEEIKRNLRKERIGVVTSNKMDKSIVVAEVKKVKHPMYGKFVLKTKKYVAHDETNNCNEGDTVKIMETRPLSKTKCWRLVEIIERAK from the coding sequence ATGGAAGAAATTAAAAGAAACTTAAGAAAAGAACGTATAGGTGTTGTAACCAGCAACAAAATGGACAAGTCCATTGTAGTTGCAGAGGTGAAAAAAGTAAAACACCCTATGTACGGAAAGTTCGTGCTTAAAACGAAAAAATACGTTGCGCACGACGAGACAAACAACTGCAACGAAGGCGATACTGTAAAGATCATGGAAACACGACCTTTAAGCAAAACCAAATGTTGGAGATTAGTAGAAATAATTGAAAGAGCGAAGTAA
- the rplN gene encoding 50S ribosomal protein L14, protein MLQQESRLKVADNTGAKEVLCIRVLGGTKRRYASIGDKIVVSVKEATPNGNIKKGAVSTAVVVRTVKEIRRPDGSYIRFDDNACVLLNPQGEMRGTRVFGPVARELRDKQFMKIVSLAPEVL, encoded by the coding sequence ATGTTACAACAAGAATCAAGACTCAAAGTCGCAGACAATACCGGTGCTAAAGAAGTTCTTTGCATTCGCGTATTGGGCGGAACAAAAAGAAGGTATGCTTCCATTGGTGACAAGATTGTAGTTTCTGTAAAAGAAGCAACACCAAATGGAAACATTAAAAAAGGAGCAGTTTCTACAGCAGTTGTAGTTCGTACCGTAAAGGAAATAAGAAGACCTGACGGTTCTTACATCCGTTTCGATGACAATGCGTGTGTGCTTTTGAACCCACAGGGTGAAATGAGAGGAACACGCGTTTTCGGCCCGGTAGCAAGAGAGCTTCGTGACAAACAATTTATGAAAATAGTATCATTGGCACCAGAGGTGCTTTAA